A window of the Phragmites australis chromosome 20, lpPhrAust1.1, whole genome shotgun sequence genome harbors these coding sequences:
- the LOC133901326 gene encoding NAC domain-containing protein 83-like — protein MERPVQAPRQLPPGFRFHPTDEELVVQYLRRKALSCPLPAAVIPVVHDVARRDPWDLPGASDGEGYFFNQRRAPATGGGRRRRAGSGYWKATGKEKPVFLQCGGGVGGGVKRQLLVGVKTALTFHHGKPSRASPRTGWVMHEYRLAVPEQTKNNASHDRVVQLGEWVVCRIFLKNKSGRPNRDADGQTPGNRPSVFHRTELHRRREDAAGQQRPLLSSSPQPSFSSCVTGVTDTSDQEEVSSSSNRDAPAASPQ, from the exons ATGGAGAGGCCTGTCCAGGCGCCCAGGCAGCTGCCGCCGGGGTTCCGGTTCCACCCCACCGACGAGGAGCTGGTGGTGCAGTACCTCCGCCGGAAGGCCCTGTCCTGCCCGCTGCCGGCCGCCGTCATCCCCGTCGTCCACGACGTCGCCAGGCGGGACCCGTGGGACCTCCCAG GAGCAAGTGATGGGGAAGGGTATTTCTTTAACCAGCGGCGAGCGCCGGCGACCGGCGGTGGCCGCAGGAGGAGAGCCGGCAGCGGGTACTGGAAGGCCACGGGGAAGGAGAAGCCGGTGTTCCTGCAGTGCGGCGGTGGCGTTGGTGGCGGCGTCAAGCGGCAGCTGCTAGTGGGCGTCAAGACGGCGCTCACCTTCCACCACGGGAAGCCGTCGCGAGCGTCGCCGCGGACCGGCTGGGTCATGCACGAGTACCGTCTCGCCGTGCCCGAGCAGACGAAGAATAATGCAAGCCAT GATCGCGTGGTGCAGCTTGGAGAGTGGGTCGTGTGCCGGATCTTTCTGAAGAACAAATCAGGAAGGCCGAACCGGGATGCCGACGGCCAAACGCCGGGCAACCGTCCCTCTGTTTTTCACCGCACGGAGCTGCATCGGCGCCGGGAGGATGCTGCTGGTCAGCAGCGGCCGTTGCTGTCATCTTCGCCGCAGCCGTCGTTCTCAAGCTGTGTTACAGGTGTTACCGACACTTCAGACCAAGAAGaagtgagcagcagcagcaacagggATGCTCCAGCTGCCTCTCCTCAATGA